In Rahnella variigena, one DNA window encodes the following:
- the sulA gene encoding SOS-induced cell division inhibitor SulA: MRTQHHTNHHFSQLALPVSRAQVNTSASLNNGLITEFVYSASQPAFAQLLLPLLQHLGMQSRWLLWLTPQQKLSRHWLSESGLPVDKMVQVNQITAMSTVDAMEKALQTGNYSVVLGWLPDLNDAERERLQIAARQGGAYGFIMKPTNEQNSASGHHSTVKIHSSVYH; this comes from the coding sequence ATGCGAACTCAACACCATACAAATCATCATTTTAGTCAGCTTGCTTTGCCCGTTTCCCGTGCACAGGTAAATACGTCTGCATCCTTGAATAATGGTCTGATCACTGAGTTCGTCTATAGTGCGAGCCAACCTGCTTTTGCTCAGTTACTGCTGCCCCTGCTGCAACATCTCGGCATGCAATCACGCTGGTTGTTGTGGCTGACACCACAACAAAAATTGAGCCGCCACTGGTTATCAGAGTCCGGGCTACCGGTGGATAAAATGGTGCAGGTGAATCAGATCACTGCGATGTCTACTGTCGATGCCATGGAAAAAGCATTGCAAACGGGTAACTACAGTGTCGTGCTTGGATGGTTGCCAGATTTGAATGATGCAGAGAGGGAAAGATTACAAATTGCTGCCCGTCAGGGGGGAGCTTACGGCTTCATCATGAAGCCAACAAATGAACAGAATTCAGCTAGTGGACATCACTCAACAGTAAAAATTCACTCTTCTGTGTACCATTAG
- the ompA gene encoding porin OmpA, which translates to MKKTAIALAVALAGFATVAQAAPKDNTWYTGGKLGWSQYHDTGFANAYEGIGNGPTHESQLGAGAFLGYQANQYLGFEMGYDWLGRMPYKGSVNNGAFKAQGVQLAAKLSYPLTDDLDIYTRLGGMVWRADAKGNFDNGAAGRVSDHDTGVSPLAAVGLEYAVTKNWATRLDYQWVNNIGDAATVGARPDNGMLAVGVSYRFGQEEAAPVVAPAPAPAPVVETKKFTLKSDVLFNFNKATLKPEGQQALDQLYSQLSSIDPKDGSVIVLGYTDRIGSEQYNQKLSEQRAQSVVDYLVSKGIPANKISAQGQGKSNPVTGSTCDSVKGRAALIDCLAPDRRVEIEVKGYKDTVTQPQA; encoded by the coding sequence ATGAAAAAGACAGCTATCGCATTAGCAGTGGCACTGGCAGGTTTCGCTACCGTAGCGCAAGCCGCCCCTAAAGATAACACCTGGTATACCGGTGGTAAATTGGGCTGGTCCCAATACCATGACACTGGTTTCGCAAATGCTTACGAAGGTATCGGCAACGGCCCTACCCACGAGAGCCAACTGGGTGCAGGTGCGTTCTTGGGTTACCAAGCGAACCAATACCTGGGCTTTGAAATGGGATATGACTGGCTTGGCCGTATGCCTTACAAAGGCAGCGTAAACAATGGCGCGTTCAAAGCACAAGGCGTTCAGCTGGCTGCTAAACTGAGCTACCCACTGACTGACGATCTGGACATCTATACCCGTCTGGGTGGTATGGTTTGGCGTGCAGACGCTAAAGGTAACTTCGACAATGGCGCAGCTGGCCGCGTAAGCGATCACGACACCGGTGTTTCTCCACTGGCAGCCGTTGGTCTTGAATACGCAGTGACCAAAAACTGGGCTACCCGTCTGGATTACCAGTGGGTTAACAACATCGGTGACGCTGCTACTGTTGGCGCACGTCCTGATAACGGCATGCTGGCTGTGGGTGTTTCTTACCGTTTCGGTCAAGAAGAAGCTGCTCCAGTTGTTGCTCCAGCACCAGCACCAGCTCCAGTTGTTGAGACTAAGAAATTCACTCTGAAATCTGACGTTCTCTTCAACTTCAACAAAGCAACTCTGAAACCAGAAGGCCAACAGGCTCTGGATCAGCTGTACAGCCAGTTGAGCTCAATCGATCCTAAAGACGGTTCTGTTATCGTTCTGGGTTACACCGACCGTATCGGTTCAGAACAATACAACCAGAAACTGTCTGAGCAACGTGCTCAGAGCGTAGTAGATTACCTGGTATCTAAAGGTATCCCTGCTAACAAGATCTCTGCACAAGGCCAGGGTAAATCTAACCCAGTTACCGGTTCTACCTGTGACTCCGTTAAAGGCCGTGCTGCTCTGATCGACTGCCTGGCACCAGACCGTCGTGTAGAAATCGAAGTTAAAGGCTACAAAGATACTGTTACTCAGCCACAGGCTTAA
- the matP gene encoding macrodomain Ter protein MatP: MKYQQLENLESGWKWKYLVKKHREGERITRHLENSAAEESVNQLLRLENEPVKVTDWIVNNMNPSLENRLKQTIRARRKRHFNAEHQHTRKKSIDLEFLVWQRLAGLAQRRGATLSDTIIQLLEDAERKEKYANQMSSLKEDLEQILGKKES; encoded by the coding sequence ATGAAATATCAGCAACTGGAAAATCTCGAAAGCGGTTGGAAATGGAAGTATCTGGTGAAAAAACACCGGGAAGGTGAGCGGATTACTCGTCATTTGGAAAACAGCGCTGCTGAAGAATCCGTGAATCAACTTCTCAGGCTGGAAAACGAACCTGTTAAGGTGACGGATTGGATTGTTAATAATATGAATCCGTCTCTGGAGAATCGGCTAAAACAAACCATCCGTGCCCGCCGTAAGCGTCATTTTAATGCTGAACATCAGCATACGCGTAAGAAGTCCATTGACCTGGAATTTCTTGTCTGGCAGCGACTGGCTGGACTGGCGCAAAGGCGCGGAGCAACATTGTCTGATACGATCATTCAGTTGCTTGAAGATGCGGAACGTAAAGAGAAGTACGCAAATCAGATGTCTTCTCTTAAAGAAGATCTGGAACAAATCCTCGGTAAAAAAGAGAGCTGA
- a CDS encoding AAA family ATPase, which yields MTNNRLDWQLLLPDTAPYEAIFATASQLAPVDFAGTQPRLENGLTLFCHPRSRARFMTLKAQENREYLSRIADVVSSLLPEQTEVIGNRYHIDGNKVTLLAAKSSEDTFAASFTCQYREWIEPEQLFGCVRLFKDQIQLEPGLVHQVNGGVLVLSIRTLIAQPLMWLRLKQMITEGQYHWVSPDETKPLPVTVPPMPLDLRLILVGDRLSLGDLSDMEPELIDSAIYGEFEADLPLTEESDMETWCGYVNTLADELEIPRLAADAWPEFLKIAIRHSTDQGSLTLDPVWLNTQLSEAALYNEDELLSAKSLEAAANARAWRESYLQERMQDEIELGQIRIETEGEVVGQINGLSVLEYPGHPCALGEPSRISCVVHTGDGEFTDVERKAELGGNLHAKGMMIMQAFLISELELDQPLPFSASIVFEQSYGEVDGDSASLAELCALISALSMQPINQQIAVTGSVDQFGNVQPIGGVNEKIEGFFEVCQRRGLTGKQGVILPTSNVRNLCLHPQVVDAVREGQFHLWAVDNAAEALPILTGLIYTNEEEAEEERPSLLGLIQQRIALVTSQGGPRYPWPLRWLNWFSRS from the coding sequence TTGACCAATAACCGACTTGACTGGCAGCTTTTACTGCCCGATACCGCGCCTTACGAGGCAATTTTTGCAACGGCTTCCCAGTTAGCCCCTGTCGATTTCGCAGGCACTCAGCCCCGGCTGGAAAATGGTTTAACGCTGTTTTGTCATCCCCGTTCCCGTGCGCGTTTTATGACGCTCAAAGCGCAGGAAAATCGCGAGTACTTGTCACGCATCGCTGATGTGGTCAGCAGCCTGCTGCCGGAACAAACTGAAGTTATTGGCAACCGCTATCATATTGACGGTAATAAGGTGACGCTGCTGGCGGCTAAATCTTCAGAAGATACCTTTGCTGCAAGCTTTACCTGCCAGTACCGCGAATGGATTGAGCCGGAACAATTGTTTGGCTGTGTTCGCCTGTTTAAAGACCAGATTCAACTCGAACCGGGTCTGGTTCATCAGGTCAATGGCGGTGTTTTAGTGCTGTCTATCCGCACACTCATCGCTCAGCCACTGATGTGGTTGCGACTTAAGCAAATGATCACTGAAGGCCAGTATCACTGGGTATCTCCGGATGAGACAAAACCGTTGCCAGTGACGGTGCCTCCGATGCCTCTGGATCTGCGTCTTATTCTGGTGGGCGATCGCTTGTCGCTGGGCGACCTCAGCGATATGGAACCGGAGCTGATTGATTCTGCCATCTATGGCGAATTTGAAGCGGACCTGCCACTGACCGAAGAAAGTGACATGGAAACCTGGTGTGGTTACGTTAACACGCTGGCCGATGAGCTTGAGATCCCGCGTCTTGCTGCCGATGCCTGGCCTGAGTTTCTGAAAATTGCCATTCGCCACAGCACCGATCAGGGAAGCCTGACTCTCGATCCGGTCTGGCTGAATACTCAGCTCAGTGAAGCCGCGCTTTACAATGAAGACGAGTTGCTCAGTGCCAAATCTCTTGAAGCGGCCGCGAATGCACGTGCATGGCGCGAAAGCTACCTGCAGGAACGTATGCAGGACGAAATTGAGCTTGGGCAAATCCGTATTGAAACAGAAGGTGAAGTCGTCGGGCAGATTAACGGCCTTTCCGTTCTGGAATATCCGGGTCATCCGTGCGCTTTAGGTGAACCTTCACGTATTAGTTGTGTCGTACACACCGGCGACGGCGAATTTACCGACGTTGAACGCAAAGCTGAATTAGGCGGTAATCTGCATGCCAAAGGCATGATGATTATGCAGGCCTTTTTGATTTCCGAGTTAGAACTCGACCAGCCTCTGCCCTTCTCCGCTTCGATTGTGTTTGAGCAGTCTTACGGAGAAGTGGACGGCGACAGCGCATCCCTCGCTGAACTCTGCGCACTCATCAGTGCGTTGTCGATGCAGCCGATTAACCAGCAAATTGCGGTCACCGGCTCTGTCGATCAGTTTGGGAATGTGCAACCCATTGGTGGCGTGAATGAGAAAATCGAAGGTTTCTTCGAAGTTTGTCAGCGTCGCGGTTTGACCGGTAAGCAAGGGGTCATTCTGCCAACCAGCAACGTGCGTAATCTTTGCCTGCATCCGCAGGTTGTAGACGCCGTTCGCGAAGGCCAGTTTCACTTATGGGCAGTTGATAACGCAGCCGAAGCGCTGCCTATCCTGACCGGACTGATTTACACAAACGAAGAAGAAGCTGAAGAAGAGCGTCCGAGCCTGCTGGGATTGATTCAGCAGCGTATTGCGCTGGTCACATCGCAAGGTGGCCCGCGCTACCCGTGGCCTCTTCGCTGGTTGAACTGGTTCAGCCGCAGCTGA
- the fabA gene encoding bifunctional 3-hydroxydecanoyl-ACP dehydratase/trans-2-decenoyl-ACP isomerase, whose protein sequence is MVDKRDSYTKEDLVASGRSELFGAGGPPLPSGNMLMMDRIVKMQEDGGTHGKGYVEAELDINPDLWFFGCHFIGDPVMPGCLGLDAMWQLVGFYLGWLGGEGKGRALGVGEVKFTGQVLPTAKLVTYRLNFKRVINRKLIMGVADGEVLVDGVVIYTATDLKVGLFKDAAAF, encoded by the coding sequence ATGGTAGATAAACGCGATTCCTATACGAAAGAAGACCTCGTAGCTTCTGGCCGCAGTGAACTGTTTGGCGCTGGCGGTCCTCCATTACCATCAGGCAATATGCTGATGATGGATCGCATCGTTAAGATGCAAGAAGATGGCGGCACCCATGGCAAAGGTTATGTTGAAGCTGAGTTAGATATCAATCCTGACCTGTGGTTCTTCGGCTGTCACTTTATTGGTGATCCGGTTATGCCAGGCTGTCTGGGTCTGGACGCAATGTGGCAGTTAGTCGGTTTCTATCTGGGCTGGCTCGGTGGCGAAGGCAAAGGCCGCGCACTGGGTGTAGGTGAAGTTAAATTCACCGGTCAGGTGTTGCCAACTGCAAAACTGGTTACCTACCGCCTGAATTTCAAACGTGTTATCAACCGTAAACTGATCATGGGCGTCGCTGATGGTGAAGTTCTGGTTGATGGTGTGGTGATTTACACCGCAACTGACCTGAAAGTTGGTCTGTTCAAAGACGCCGCTGCTTTCTAA
- the rmf gene encoding ribosome modulation factor — protein MKRQKRDRLERAQSRGYQAGIGGRSKEICPYQSLDARSHWLGGWRQAMEDRAVTA, from the coding sequence ATGAAGAGACAAAAACGCGATCGCCTGGAACGGGCACAATCACGTGGATATCAAGCAGGTATTGGCGGACGCTCAAAAGAGATTTGTCCGTACCAATCATTAGATGCCCGATCACACTGGCTCGGGGGTTGGCGACAAGCCATGGAGGACAGGGCCGTTACCGCTTAA
- the pqiC gene encoding membrane integrity-associated transporter subunit PqiC yields MMKWIPVVLALFLTACSSSDQKTYYQLPVLNSAPATGSAMSSGMTTQRHLWVERVSVADYLSGNGLVYQTNDVQYTLTQNNLWASPLDQQLQQSLVTYLRRDLPGYLVSTQAVSSDDQDVLNVNVTAFHGRYDGTVVISGSWTLSRSGQMIQRDFTLNLKQNEDGYDALVKTLAAGWQQEAGQIASQIR; encoded by the coding sequence ATGATGAAATGGATACCTGTCGTCTTAGCATTATTCCTGACTGCCTGTAGCAGCAGTGATCAGAAAACTTACTACCAGTTGCCGGTGCTCAACAGCGCCCCGGCAACGGGCAGCGCAATGTCATCAGGCATGACTACCCAACGCCATCTGTGGGTGGAAAGGGTTAGTGTGGCTGATTACTTGTCAGGTAACGGACTGGTTTATCAGACCAATGATGTGCAGTACACGCTGACCCAGAATAATCTCTGGGCCAGCCCGCTGGATCAGCAACTTCAACAATCACTGGTGACATACCTGCGCCGTGACTTGCCGGGGTATCTGGTTTCCACCCAGGCTGTCAGTTCGGATGATCAGGATGTGCTGAACGTGAATGTGACCGCATTCCACGGCCGTTATGATGGCACGGTGGTTATCAGCGGGAGCTGGACGCTGAGCCGCAGCGGGCAGATGATCCAGCGCGACTTTACGTTAAACCTGAAACAGAACGAAGATGGTTATGATGCGCTGGTGAAAACGCTGGCTGCCGGATGGCAGCAAGAAGCAGGCCAGATTGCCTCACAAATAAGATGA
- the pqiB gene encoding intermembrane transport protein PqiB, with protein sequence MAGNNMAEHDGTAKVEKIKRWSPVWIVPIVTALIGAWILFYHYSHQGPEVTLITTTAEGIEGGKTTIKSRNVDVGKVESVTLSEDLQQVIIKARLNTGMEKMLRDDSVFWVVKPQIGREGISGLGTLLSGAYIQLQPGNKGGEKSEYKLDDSPPLASPDAKGIRVSLESERSGQLNPGDPVLFRGFQVGTVETSHFDPKARNIKYQLFIRAPYDTLVTDNVRFWKDSGVNFDMSAAGMRVEMGSLTTLFSGGVSFDIPNGWMQGNEAKDGDSYKLFDDQKSIQESLYTRHMDYVMFFSDSIRGLQPGAPVEFRGIRLGTVAEVPYPMNVVKQQMSDDYRIPVLIRIEPDRFAQLLGSNFNIEEHIRDGIAHGLRASMKSANLLTGAMYIDLDFYPNEKPWKGPLEIDGQKLLPTVSGGFAQIQQKLMTTLDKINNLPIEPMMREATSTLAESQRTMKATQRTIESLNAIVSSKEMKNLPQDMQQTLIQLNRSLKGFQPGSPAYGHMVNDMQSLDKTLRELQPVLKTLNQKSNALIFAAPGQDDPQPKKAK encoded by the coding sequence ATGGCGGGAAATAATATGGCAGAGCACGATGGAACTGCCAAAGTAGAAAAGATTAAACGCTGGTCGCCGGTGTGGATTGTGCCGATTGTTACGGCACTGATCGGCGCCTGGATACTGTTCTACCACTACAGCCATCAGGGCCCGGAAGTGACATTGATCACCACCACGGCTGAAGGCATTGAGGGCGGAAAGACCACCATCAAAAGCCGTAACGTTGATGTCGGTAAAGTGGAAAGCGTGACCCTGAGTGAAGATCTGCAACAGGTCATTATTAAAGCGCGCCTGAATACCGGCATGGAAAAAATGCTCCGTGACGACTCTGTATTCTGGGTGGTAAAACCGCAAATCGGACGTGAAGGTATTTCCGGTTTGGGCACATTATTGTCGGGTGCGTATATTCAGTTGCAGCCGGGCAATAAAGGCGGTGAAAAATCAGAATATAAACTGGATGATTCACCTCCGCTGGCTTCCCCTGATGCCAAAGGTATCCGCGTGAGTCTGGAAAGTGAACGTTCAGGCCAGCTGAATCCGGGAGATCCGGTGCTGTTCAGAGGTTTCCAGGTCGGTACAGTGGAAACCAGTCACTTTGATCCGAAAGCGCGCAATATCAAATATCAGCTGTTTATCCGGGCACCTTACGACACGTTGGTGACTGACAACGTTCGTTTCTGGAAAGACAGCGGCGTGAACTTCGATATGTCTGCCGCCGGTATGCGTGTCGAAATGGGTTCACTGACCACGTTATTTAGCGGTGGTGTCAGCTTTGACATTCCGAATGGCTGGATGCAGGGCAACGAAGCCAAAGATGGTGACAGTTATAAGCTTTTCGACGATCAGAAAAGCATTCAGGAATCGCTTTATACCCGTCACATGGATTACGTCATGTTCTTCTCGGATTCTATTCGCGGCCTGCAACCTGGCGCGCCTGTTGAATTCCGTGGCATCCGTCTGGGGACTGTGGCCGAAGTGCCATATCCGATGAATGTGGTGAAACAGCAGATGTCGGATGATTATCGTATTCCGGTGCTGATCCGCATTGAACCAGACCGCTTCGCTCAGTTGCTGGGCAGTAACTTTAATATCGAAGAGCATATCCGTGACGGTATCGCTCATGGTCTGCGTGCTTCGATGAAATCAGCCAACCTGCTAACGGGGGCGATGTATATTGATCTGGATTTCTATCCGAATGAGAAACCGTGGAAAGGGCCGCTGGAAATAGACGGGCAAAAACTGTTGCCGACGGTGAGCGGCGGGTTTGCGCAGATCCAACAGAAACTGATGACCACGCTCGATAAGATCAACAATCTGCCGATCGAACCGATGATGCGTGAAGCCACCAGCACACTGGCGGAAAGTCAGAGGACGATGAAAGCGACGCAGAGGACCATAGAGTCCCTGAATGCCATTGTCAGCAGCAAGGAAATGAAAAACCTGCCACAGGATATGCAGCAGACGTTGATTCAGCTTAACCGCAGCCTGAAAGGCTTCCAGCCTGGTTCTCCGGCATACGGACATATGGTGAATGACATGCAAAGTCTGGATAAGACCCTGCGTGAACTGCAACCGGTATTGAAAACGCTTAACCAGAAAAGTAATGCACTGATTTTCGCCGCCCCAGGGCAAGATGATCCTCAGCCGAAGAAGGCCAAATAA
- the pqiA gene encoding membrane integrity-associated transporter subunit PqiA — translation MLLHVPQLRSWLVCSHVHDPHILCPQCDLLVAIPEIAVGQKAKCPRCHTTLTSRWKEPRRRPIAYAVSALFMLLLSNLFPFVNMKVAGLGSEVTLIQIPQVLVSDDYASMASLFMILVQLMPALGMIFIIILCQGTSIPSHWQISIARNYFRLKAWCMVEIFLAGVLVSFVKLMAYGDVGVGTSFYPFVLFCILQLRAFQCTDRYWIWQQVAPAPKLEMPLRVGESGLSQGLRSCHCCMAILPVDQKQCGRCDTSGHARRKNSLQWTMALLITSIFLYIPANLLPIMITQVLGTPMPSTIMAGVVLLWSEGSYPVAMVILIASIMVPTLKMIAIGWLCWDANSNKEIDRERLHVIYEVVEFVGRWSMIDVFVIAVLSALVRMGQLMSIYPDIGALLFASVVILTMFAAMTFDPRLIWDRAVMKSAKEPQDGGK, via the coding sequence ATGCTATTGCACGTTCCGCAATTGAGGAGTTGGCTTGTGTGTTCTCATGTCCACGATCCGCACATTTTATGTCCCCAATGCGATTTGCTGGTGGCAATCCCTGAGATTGCTGTCGGGCAAAAAGCAAAATGCCCGCGTTGCCATACGACGCTGACGTCGCGCTGGAAAGAGCCGCGTCGCCGCCCTATTGCCTATGCTGTCAGCGCATTATTCATGCTGCTGTTGTCTAACCTTTTCCCTTTCGTGAACATGAAAGTTGCCGGCCTGGGAAGCGAAGTTACACTGATTCAAATTCCCCAGGTTTTAGTTTCTGACGACTACGCCAGCATGGCGTCGCTGTTTATGATTCTGGTTCAACTGATGCCTGCGTTAGGCATGATTTTCATCATCATTCTTTGCCAGGGGACATCGATACCCAGTCACTGGCAGATCAGCATTGCCCGTAACTATTTTCGCCTGAAGGCCTGGTGCATGGTCGAGATTTTCCTGGCGGGTGTCCTGGTCAGTTTCGTGAAGCTGATGGCTTATGGTGATGTCGGCGTCGGCACCAGTTTCTATCCCTTTGTGCTGTTTTGTATTTTACAGCTCAGGGCTTTTCAGTGTACTGACCGTTACTGGATCTGGCAGCAGGTTGCTCCTGCACCGAAGCTGGAAATGCCGCTTCGTGTCGGTGAGAGCGGACTGTCACAGGGATTACGTTCATGCCATTGTTGTATGGCTATTTTGCCGGTTGATCAAAAACAGTGCGGGCGTTGTGATACATCCGGCCATGCGCGCCGCAAAAACAGTTTGCAATGGACGATGGCACTTCTCATTACGTCTATTTTTTTGTATATCCCCGCCAATCTGCTGCCGATCATGATAACCCAGGTGCTCGGCACTCCGATGCCATCCACCATTATGGCTGGCGTGGTGTTGCTGTGGAGTGAAGGTTCTTATCCTGTGGCTATGGTGATTTTGATTGCCAGTATCATGGTGCCGACGCTGAAAATGATTGCGATTGGTTGGTTATGCTGGGATGCAAACAGTAATAAGGAAATTGACAGGGAAAGATTGCACGTGATTTATGAAGTCGTGGAATTTGTTGGCCGCTGGTCAATGATTGACGTGTTCGTTATTGCGGTGCTTTCAGCTCTGGTAAGGATGGGACAACTGATGAGTATTTATCCGGACATTGGCGCACTGCTTTTTGCCAGTGTTGTCATTCTCACTATGTTCGCTGCAATGACGTTTGACCCAAGGCTCATTTGGGATCGCGCTGTAATGAAGTCTGCAAAGGAGCCACAAGATGGCGGGAAATAA
- a CDS encoding ABC transporter ATP-binding protein has translation MSLISMSGAWLSFSDSPLLDNTELHIEPNERVCLVGRNGAGKSTLMKILNREVPLDDGRIVYEQDLIVARLQQDPPRNVEGTVFDFVSEGVFEQAEHLKAYHAISHLVETDPSEKNMNKLAQVMEILDHQGLWQLDSRINEVLLKLGLDADTELKSLSGGWLRKAALGRALVSAPHILLLDEPTNHLDIESIAWLEDFLKEFQGSIIFISHDRSFIRNMATRIVDLDRGKLVSYPGNYEAYLLAKEEALRVEELQNAEFDKKLAQEEVWIRQGIKARRTRNEGRVRALKALRKERSDRREVMGTAKMQVVEAASSGKIVFEMEDVNYSIAGKQLVSNFSSQVMRGDKIALIGPNGCGKTTLLKLMLSQIKADSGRVHCGTKLEVAYFDQHRAELDPERTVMDNLAEGKQEVMVNGRARHVLGYLQDFLFHPKRAMTPVKALSGGERNRLLLAKLFLRPSNLLILDEPTNDLDVETLELLEEMIDSYQGTVMLVSHDREFVDNSATECWIYEGNGVINSYVGGYHDAQHQRRNQKPIRQAVVIENKPAAQPKAEPVKRTANKLSYNQQRELEQLPAQISTLEERIEALQQQMSDANFFTLPHEETQQVITALAAAEQELEQAFERWEALEAQKNG, from the coding sequence ATGTCGTTAATTAGTATGTCAGGTGCCTGGCTGTCATTCAGTGACTCGCCGCTGTTGGATAACACCGAATTACACATCGAGCCAAATGAGCGCGTCTGTCTTGTTGGCCGTAACGGCGCCGGTAAATCGACGCTGATGAAAATCCTGAACCGCGAAGTGCCGCTTGATGACGGCCGTATCGTGTATGAGCAGGATTTGATTGTCGCGCGTCTGCAACAGGATCCGCCGCGCAACGTCGAAGGTACAGTGTTCGATTTCGTCTCCGAAGGCGTATTCGAGCAGGCTGAACACCTGAAAGCGTATCACGCGATTTCGCATCTGGTTGAAACCGACCCGAGCGAAAAGAACATGAACAAACTGGCTCAGGTGATGGAAATTCTCGATCATCAGGGCCTGTGGCAGCTCGACAGCCGTATCAATGAAGTATTACTGAAACTGGGTCTGGATGCCGATACAGAGCTGAAATCCCTGTCTGGTGGCTGGCTGCGTAAAGCGGCGCTCGGACGTGCTTTGGTCAGCGCGCCGCACATTCTGCTGCTCGACGAACCGACCAACCACCTGGATATCGAAAGTATCGCGTGGCTGGAAGATTTCCTGAAAGAATTCCAGGGCAGCATTATCTTCATTTCCCATGACCGTTCTTTCATCCGCAATATGGCGACCCGCATTGTCGATCTTGATCGCGGCAAACTGGTGTCCTATCCGGGTAATTACGAAGCGTATTTGCTGGCAAAAGAAGAAGCGTTGCGCGTTGAAGAACTGCAAAACGCTGAGTTCGATAAAAAACTGGCGCAGGAAGAAGTGTGGATCCGTCAGGGTATCAAAGCCCGCCGTACCCGTAACGAAGGCCGCGTACGCGCCCTGAAAGCCCTGCGTAAAGAACGTTCCGATCGCCGTGAAGTGATGGGCACCGCCAAAATGCAGGTGGTTGAAGCGGCAAGCTCCGGCAAGATTGTCTTTGAAATGGAAGACGTTAACTACAGCATCGCCGGTAAACAACTGGTCAGCAATTTCTCTTCGCAGGTTATGCGTGGCGACAAAATTGCACTGATAGGCCCGAACGGCTGCGGTAAAACGACGTTACTGAAACTGATGTTGAGTCAGATTAAGGCAGACAGCGGCCGCGTTCACTGCGGTACCAAACTGGAAGTCGCCTATTTCGACCAGCACCGTGCTGAGCTGGATCCTGAACGTACCGTGATGGATAACCTCGCTGAAGGTAAGCAGGAAGTGATGGTTAACGGTCGTGCCCGTCACGTGCTGGGCTACCTGCAGGACTTCCTGTTTCATCCAAAACGTGCAATGACGCCGGTAAAAGCGCTGTCAGGCGGCGAACGTAACCGTCTGCTGCTGGCAAAACTGTTCCTGCGTCCCAGCAACCTGCTGATCCTCGATGAACCGACCAACGACCTGGATGTGGAAACACTCGAGCTGCTGGAAGAGATGATCGACAGCTATCAGGGCACGGTAATGCTGGTGAGCCATGACCGTGAATTTGTTGATAACTCAGCAACCGAATGCTGGATTTATGAAGGCAACGGCGTGATCAACAGTTATGTTGGCGGTTACCATGACGCACAGCATCAGCGCCGTAACCAGAAGCCAATCCGTCAGGCGGTAGTCATCGAAAATAAACCGGCTGCTCAACCTAAAGCAGAACCAGTAAAACGCACGGCGAATAAGCTCAGCTATAATCAACAACGCGAGCTTGAACAATTGCCTGCGCAAATCAGCACGCTGGAAGAAAGAATTGAAGCGCTGCAACAGCAAATGAGTGATGCGAATTTCTTCACACTTCCTCATGAAGAAACTCAGCAGGTTATCACCGCTTTAGCCGCCGCAGAGCAGGAGTTAGAGCAGGCGTTTGAACGTTGGGAAGCGCTGGAAGCGCAGAAAAACGGCTAA